A region from the Ptychodera flava strain L36383 chromosome 12, AS_Pfla_20210202, whole genome shotgun sequence genome encodes:
- the LOC139145333 gene encoding uncharacterized protein, whose translation MKKEMIFTEEVENADETLYTVLNELRKQFIRVLELIIMALNIDGNVLLNLHKGIVEDVCKNNHSQLRYAFYPGIPEGTEPKKDQLRFGEHSDYGTVSFVVTDNVSGFEFQSTSGEWLAVPPMPDALIMIVCDALQRFTSDRYRAVPHRGVFSEGQDRFTDRQSIVFFGCPDDDAIVESLDGDRKYSPIPFLQYGKQLFLADLQ comes from the exons ATGAAGAAGGAG ATGATATTCACAGAGGAAGTTGAGAACGCTGATGAAACGTTGTATACTGTGTTGAACGAACTGAGAAAACAATTCATCCGGGTACTTGAGCTCATCATAATGGCTTTGAATATCGAT GGCAATGTCTTACTCAATTTGCACAAAGGTATTGTAGAGGACGTGTGTAAAAACAATCATTCTCAGCTTCGCTATGCATTCTACCCGGGAATACCAGAAGGCACCGAACCAAAGAAAGACCAGTTGAGATTCGGTGAACACAGCGACTACGGTACAGTCAGTTTTGTTGTGACCGATAATGTGAGTGGCTTTGAG TTCCAAAGTACCTCAGGTGAATGGTTGGCTGTTCCACCGATGCCAGATGCACTGATAATGATAGTGTGCGATGCGCTGCAACGTTTCACATCAGATAGATATCGGGCAGTG ccCCATCGAGGCGTATTTTCGGAGGGCCAAGATCGCTTTACAGACCGTCAGTCCATAGTTTTCTTTGGTTGTCCTGACGATGATGCTATCGTTGAAAGTTTGGATGGAGATCGGAAATACAGCCCTATTCCATTTTTGCAGTACGGGAAACAGTTATTTTTGGCGGATCTACAGTAA
- the LOC139145331 gene encoding serine racemase-like isoform X2, with amino-acid sequence MDEVYCGLRVAINFLLFRGAYNALSKLVDKMEDKSNIKVVTHSSGNHGQALALAAKMKNVQAFIVMQKHSPQIKISAVEGYGAKVVLCDTGEKARADMKDKVAEEEGAIFISSSQHPDVIAGQGTMGVELLTEVPDLDAIIAPISAGGMVAGLCIAAKHLKPDIKIFAAEPLNADDTAKSFAAKERIPLPGPPNTIADGLKASVGPNTWPIIKDNVEDVITVTEEEIIKATKLMWERVKLCVEPSGAVPVAAVLSDKFKALPPSIKKVGIILSGGNLDLSKLSTWF; translated from the exons ATGGATGAGGTATATTGCGGACTGCGGGTGGCAATAAATTTTCTCTTG TTTCGAGGTGCCTACAATGCACTGAGCAAGTTGGTTGACAAGATGGAAGACAAGTCCAACATCAAAGTTGTGACACACAGCAGTGGAAACCATGGCCAGGCTTTGGCATTGGCTGCTAAAATGAAGAACGTACAGGCATTCATCGTGATGCAGAAACACTCCCCACAAATCAAAATTAGCGCCGTGGAAGGCTACGGTGCCAAGGTGGTTTTGTGTGACACGGGTGAAAAG GCAAGAGCAGACATGAAGGACAAGGTTGCTGAGGAAGAAGGtgcaatatttatttcttcatccCAACATCCCGATGTCATCGCTGGCCAGGGAACTATGGGAGTGGAACTCCTCACTGAG GTTCCAGATCTTGACGCTATTATCGCTCCCATCTCTGCTGGTGGAATGGTGGCTGGACTTTGCATAGCTGCAAAG cATTTAAAGCCGGACATAAAGATCTTTGCAGCAGAACCACTGAATGCTGACGATACCGCTAAGTCATTTGCTGCAAAGGAACGCATTCCACTTCCAGGGCCTCCAAATACGATAGCTGACGGTCTGAAGGCCTCGGTTGGTCCGAACACCTGGCCTATCATCAAGGATAATGTAGAGGATGTTATAACAGTCACTGAAGAAGAAATCATT AAAGCAACCAAGCTGATGTGGGAGAGGGTAAAACTGTGTGTGGAGCCTTCAGGTGCGGTACCCGTGGCAGCCGTCCTATCTGACAAATTCAAAGCACTCCCACCAAGCATCAAGAAAGTTGGCATCATACTCTCTGGTGGGAATCTGGACCTTTCCAAACTCTCCACTTGGTTTTAA
- the LOC139145331 gene encoding serine racemase-like isoform X1 — protein sequence MGEYVVTFRDVEEAAERIKPVAHVTPVMTSKTMDGLAGRELFFKCELFQKTGAFKFRGAYNALSKLVDKMEDKSNIKVVTHSSGNHGQALALAAKMKNVQAFIVMQKHSPQIKISAVEGYGAKVVLCDTGEKARADMKDKVAEEEGAIFISSSQHPDVIAGQGTMGVELLTEVPDLDAIIAPISAGGMVAGLCIAAKHLKPDIKIFAAEPLNADDTAKSFAAKERIPLPGPPNTIADGLKASVGPNTWPIIKDNVEDVITVTEEEIIKATKLMWERVKLCVEPSGAVPVAAVLSDKFKALPPSIKKVGIILSGGNLDLSKLSTWF from the exons ATGGGAGAGTACGTCGTAACGTTCAGAGATGTGGAAGAAGCCGCTGAAAGAATCAAACCTGTCGCCCATGTTACACCCGTCATGACGAGTAAAACCATGGATGGTTTGGCTGGCAGAGAGCTGTTCTTCAAATGTGAACTGTTCCAGAAAACTGGGGCTTTCAAG TTTCGAGGTGCCTACAATGCACTGAGCAAGTTGGTTGACAAGATGGAAGACAAGTCCAACATCAAAGTTGTGACACACAGCAGTGGAAACCATGGCCAGGCTTTGGCATTGGCTGCTAAAATGAAGAACGTACAGGCATTCATCGTGATGCAGAAACACTCCCCACAAATCAAAATTAGCGCCGTGGAAGGCTACGGTGCCAAGGTGGTTTTGTGTGACACGGGTGAAAAG GCAAGAGCAGACATGAAGGACAAGGTTGCTGAGGAAGAAGGtgcaatatttatttcttcatccCAACATCCCGATGTCATCGCTGGCCAGGGAACTATGGGAGTGGAACTCCTCACTGAG GTTCCAGATCTTGACGCTATTATCGCTCCCATCTCTGCTGGTGGAATGGTGGCTGGACTTTGCATAGCTGCAAAG cATTTAAAGCCGGACATAAAGATCTTTGCAGCAGAACCACTGAATGCTGACGATACCGCTAAGTCATTTGCTGCAAAGGAACGCATTCCACTTCCAGGGCCTCCAAATACGATAGCTGACGGTCTGAAGGCCTCGGTTGGTCCGAACACCTGGCCTATCATCAAGGATAATGTAGAGGATGTTATAACAGTCACTGAAGAAGAAATCATT AAAGCAACCAAGCTGATGTGGGAGAGGGTAAAACTGTGTGTGGAGCCTTCAGGTGCGGTACCCGTGGCAGCCGTCCTATCTGACAAATTCAAAGCACTCCCACCAAGCATCAAGAAAGTTGGCATCATACTCTCTGGTGGGAATCTGGACCTTTCCAAACTCTCCACTTGGTTTTAA